A single region of the Sorex araneus isolate mSorAra2 chromosome 7, mSorAra2.pri, whole genome shotgun sequence genome encodes:
- the LARP1B gene encoding la-related protein 1B isoform X3 — MANWPTPSELASTGCQSAVSHGGRKPQGRKDRDDKAEKRSESKETREARPEGPAENVSEDEAQASGQRKRASKHRWVPLPLDTVPDSQERPGSRNSSRCQPDASRAPHGGRRNEARMSLDYACVRAEAPFPAELHSSMMYYYDDGTGLRLYPVEEALLKEYIKRQIEYYFSTENLERDFFLRRKMDEQGFLPISLIAGFHRVQALTTNLGLILEALKDSTEVEIVDEKMRKRIEPEKWPIPGPPARAAPQTDFSQLIDCPEFVPGQTFCSHSVRVRIY; from the exons TCGCCAGCACCGGG TGCCAGAGCGCCGTCAGCCACGGCGGCAGGAAGCCGCAGGGCCGCAAGGACAGAGACGACAAGGCGGAGAAGCGCAGCGAGAGCAAGGAGACGCGGGAGGCCCGGCCCGAGGGGCCCGCGGAGAACGTCAGCGAGGACGAGGCGCAGGCCAGCGGGCAGCGCAAGAGAG CCAGCAAACACAGGTGGGTGCCGCTGCCCCTGGACACCGTGCCCGACAGCCAGGAGCGCCCCGGGTCCCGCAACAGCTCGCGCTGCCAGCCGGACGCCAGCAGGGCCCCGCACGGCGGCCGCAGGAACGAGGCGCGGA TGAGCCTGGACTACGCGTGCGTGCGCGCCGAGGCGCCCTTCCCCGCCGAGCTGCACAGCAGCATGATGTACTACTACGACGACGGCACGGGGCTGCGGCTCTACCCCGTGGAGGAGGCGCTGCTCAAGGAGTACATCAAGCGCCAGAT CGAGTACTACTTCAGCACGGAGAACCTGGAGCGCGACTTCTTCCTGCGCAGGAAGATGGACGAGCAGGGCTTCCTGCCCATCTCGCTCATCGCCGGCTTCCACCGCGTGCAGGCGCTCACCACCAACCTCGGCCTCATCCTCGAA GCACTGAAAGACAGCACGGAAGTGGAGATCGTGGATGAGAAGATGAGGAAAAGGATCGAACCTGAGAAGTGGCCCatccccggcccgcccgcccgcgcggccCCGCAGACCGACTTCTCTCAGCTCATCGACTGCCCCGAGTTCGTCCCGGGCCAGACCTTCTGCTCCCACTCAG TCAGGGTGAGGATCTACTGA
- the LARP1B gene encoding la-related protein 1B isoform X1: MANWPTPSELASTGCQSAVSHGGRKPQGRKDRDDKAEKRSESKETREARPEGPAENVSEDEAQASGQRKRASKHRWVPLPLDTVPDSQERPGSRNSSRCQPDASRAPHGGRRNEARSWRREKRDEQDEVSSVRSEGGNVRGSFRGRGRGRGRGRGRGRGSARVSLDYACVRAEAPFPAELHSSMMYYYDDGTGLRLYPVEEALLKEYIKRQIEYYFSTENLERDFFLRRKMDEQGFLPISLIAGFHRVQALTTNLGLILEALKDSTEVEIVDEKMRKRIEPEKWPIPGPPARAAPQTDFSQLIDCPEFVPGQTFCSHSVRVRIY; this comes from the exons TCGCCAGCACCGGG TGCCAGAGCGCCGTCAGCCACGGCGGCAGGAAGCCGCAGGGCCGCAAGGACAGAGACGACAAGGCGGAGAAGCGCAGCGAGAGCAAGGAGACGCGGGAGGCCCGGCCCGAGGGGCCCGCGGAGAACGTCAGCGAGGACGAGGCGCAGGCCAGCGGGCAGCGCAAGAGAG CCAGCAAACACAGGTGGGTGCCGCTGCCCCTGGACACCGTGCCCGACAGCCAGGAGCGCCCCGGGTCCCGCAACAGCTCGCGCTGCCAGCCGGACGCCAGCAGGGCCCCGCACGGCGGCCGCAGGAACGAGGCGCGGA GTTGGAGGCGTGAGAAGAGAGACGAGCAGGACGAGGTCTCCAGTGTCAGGAGCGAGGGCGGCAACGTGCGCGGCTCCTTCAGGGGCCGGGGCCGAGGCCGGGGTCGGGGCCGGGGCCGCGGCCGTGGCAGCGCCCGAG TGAGCCTGGACTACGCGTGCGTGCGCGCCGAGGCGCCCTTCCCCGCCGAGCTGCACAGCAGCATGATGTACTACTACGACGACGGCACGGGGCTGCGGCTCTACCCCGTGGAGGAGGCGCTGCTCAAGGAGTACATCAAGCGCCAGAT CGAGTACTACTTCAGCACGGAGAACCTGGAGCGCGACTTCTTCCTGCGCAGGAAGATGGACGAGCAGGGCTTCCTGCCCATCTCGCTCATCGCCGGCTTCCACCGCGTGCAGGCGCTCACCACCAACCTCGGCCTCATCCTCGAA GCACTGAAAGACAGCACGGAAGTGGAGATCGTGGATGAGAAGATGAGGAAAAGGATCGAACCTGAGAAGTGGCCCatccccggcccgcccgcccgcgcggccCCGCAGACCGACTTCTCTCAGCTCATCGACTGCCCCGAGTTCGTCCCGGGCCAGACCTTCTGCTCCCACTCAG TCAGGGTGAGGATCTACTGA
- the LARP1B gene encoding la-related protein 1B isoform X2, producing the protein MANWPTPSELASTGCQSAVSHGGRKPQGRKDRDDKAEKRSESKETREARPEGPAENVSEDEAQASGQRKRASKHRWVPLPLDTVPDSQERPGSRNSSRCQPDASRAPHGGRRNEARSWRREKRDEQDEVSSVRSEGGNVRGSFRGRGRGRGRGRGRGRGSARVSLDYACVRAEAPFPAELHSSMMYYYDDGTGLRLYPVEEALLKEYIKRQIEYYFSTENLERDFFLRRKMDEQGFLPISLIAGFHRVQALTTNLGLILEALKDSTEVEIVDEKMRKRIEPEKWPIPGPPARAAPQTDFSQLIDCPEFVPGQTFCSHSG; encoded by the exons TCGCCAGCACCGGG TGCCAGAGCGCCGTCAGCCACGGCGGCAGGAAGCCGCAGGGCCGCAAGGACAGAGACGACAAGGCGGAGAAGCGCAGCGAGAGCAAGGAGACGCGGGAGGCCCGGCCCGAGGGGCCCGCGGAGAACGTCAGCGAGGACGAGGCGCAGGCCAGCGGGCAGCGCAAGAGAG CCAGCAAACACAGGTGGGTGCCGCTGCCCCTGGACACCGTGCCCGACAGCCAGGAGCGCCCCGGGTCCCGCAACAGCTCGCGCTGCCAGCCGGACGCCAGCAGGGCCCCGCACGGCGGCCGCAGGAACGAGGCGCGGA GTTGGAGGCGTGAGAAGAGAGACGAGCAGGACGAGGTCTCCAGTGTCAGGAGCGAGGGCGGCAACGTGCGCGGCTCCTTCAGGGGCCGGGGCCGAGGCCGGGGTCGGGGCCGGGGCCGCGGCCGTGGCAGCGCCCGAG TGAGCCTGGACTACGCGTGCGTGCGCGCCGAGGCGCCCTTCCCCGCCGAGCTGCACAGCAGCATGATGTACTACTACGACGACGGCACGGGGCTGCGGCTCTACCCCGTGGAGGAGGCGCTGCTCAAGGAGTACATCAAGCGCCAGAT CGAGTACTACTTCAGCACGGAGAACCTGGAGCGCGACTTCTTCCTGCGCAGGAAGATGGACGAGCAGGGCTTCCTGCCCATCTCGCTCATCGCCGGCTTCCACCGCGTGCAGGCGCTCACCACCAACCTCGGCCTCATCCTCGAA GCACTGAAAGACAGCACGGAAGTGGAGATCGTGGATGAGAAGATGAGGAAAAGGATCGAACCTGAGAAGTGGCCCatccccggcccgcccgcccgcgcggccCCGCAGACCGACTTCTCTCAGCTCATCGACTGCCCCGAGTTCGTCCCGGGCCAGACCTTCTGCTCCCACTCAG GGTGA